The following are encoded in a window of Ruminiclostridium herbifermentans genomic DNA:
- a CDS encoding CheR family methyltransferase, which yields MLTITDKEFKQLAAYIKENYGINLREEKKALVSGRLQNVLTNNNFSNYSDYVKYILEDKTGTAAATLVNKITTNLTFFMREADHFSYFKAKVLPYIKTTGKDKDIRIWSAGCSSGEEPYTLAMLIDEFFGKEKALWDSKILATDISDKVLDIAKKGIYSNEGIERLPSSWKFNYFYKIDNERFALLDRIKKEVIFRKFNLMDEIFPFKRKFQVIFCRNVMIYFDEQTKRRLVDKFYDSMEYGGFLFIGHSESLNRQETRFKYVMPAIYRKE from the coding sequence TTGCTAACAATTACAGATAAGGAATTTAAGCAGTTAGCAGCTTATATTAAGGAAAACTATGGTATAAATTTAAGAGAAGAGAAAAAAGCTTTAGTGTCAGGAAGACTTCAAAATGTGCTTACTAATAATAATTTTAGCAATTACTCTGATTATGTTAAGTACATACTTGAAGATAAAACTGGGACTGCAGCAGCTACATTGGTTAATAAAATAACTACTAATCTTACTTTTTTTATGAGAGAAGCTGATCATTTTTCATATTTTAAGGCTAAGGTTCTTCCCTACATTAAAACTACAGGAAAAGATAAGGATATTAGGATATGGAGTGCAGGTTGTTCCTCGGGTGAAGAACCTTATACACTGGCGATGCTTATAGATGAGTTTTTTGGAAAAGAAAAAGCCCTCTGGGATTCTAAAATATTGGCTACTGATATTTCGGATAAAGTGCTTGATATTGCAAAAAAAGGAATATACAGCAATGAAGGGATTGAAAGGCTCCCTTCTTCATGGAAGTTTAATTACTTTTATAAAATTGACAATGAAAGGTTTGCCCTTTTAGATAGAATAAAAAAAGAAGTAATATTTAGAAAATTTAATCTTATGGATGAAATTTTTCCTTTCAAGCGAAAGTTTCAAGTGATATTCTGTAGGAATGTAATGATCTATTTTGATGAACAAACAAAGCGTAGGTTAGTTGATAAATTTTATGATTCAATGGAATATGGAGGTTTTTTATTCATAGGACATTCAGAATCTCTTAATCGACAAGAGACAAGGTTCAAATATGTAATGCCTGCAATTTATAGAAAGGAATAA
- a CDS encoding protein-glutamate methylesterase/protein-glutamine glutaminase produces the protein MQVAKKVRVLVVDDSYLFREVLSRGISTDPYIEVVAVAVDPFDARDKILKYKPDVMTCDIELPKMNGIEFIRRLIPQYPIPVIVVSSVSDIVFEAMSAGAIDFVAKPDVQSVISVKEFLSDLIFKIKIAAKAKIGELQCSNMENFVQEKNTNADKIIAIGASTGGTEALYHILKVMPPTTPGIVIVQHIPPVFSSMFAERLDKQTQLYVKEAEDGDCIEQGKVIIAPGNQHIKIVMIGKRYAIRYCGADKVNGHCPSVDVLFESVAKTAGKNAIGVILTGMGYDGAKGMLAMRRKGARTIGQDEKSSVVYGMPKVAFDIGAVEKQTSLENIPNVIFSMLK, from the coding sequence ATGCAAGTTGCAAAGAAAGTCCGCGTCTTAGTTGTAGATGATAGCTATTTGTTTAGGGAAGTGCTGTCTAGAGGGATTTCTACTGATCCTTATATTGAAGTTGTAGCAGTAGCTGTTGACCCATTTGATGCCAGAGATAAAATTCTAAAATATAAGCCAGATGTAATGACTTGTGATATTGAACTGCCAAAAATGAATGGTATAGAGTTTATTAGAAGACTTATTCCTCAGTATCCTATACCTGTCATTGTGGTAAGCAGTGTAAGTGATATTGTTTTTGAAGCTATGAGTGCAGGGGCAATTGATTTTGTTGCTAAACCTGACGTTCAGTCAGTAATAAGTGTTAAAGAATTTTTAAGTGATTTAATATTCAAAATTAAGATTGCTGCCAAGGCAAAAATTGGGGAACTGCAGTGTTCAAATATGGAGAATTTTGTACAAGAAAAAAACACTAATGCAGATAAAATTATAGCAATTGGAGCTTCCACTGGAGGTACAGAAGCTCTTTATCATATTTTAAAGGTTATGCCTCCTACTACACCGGGTATAGTTATTGTACAGCATATACCTCCTGTTTTCTCAAGCATGTTTGCAGAAAGGTTGGACAAACAGACACAATTGTATGTTAAGGAAGCAGAGGATGGTGATTGTATTGAGCAGGGTAAAGTAATTATCGCTCCTGGGAATCAACATATAAAGATTGTTATGATTGGTAAGAGATATGCCATAAGGTATTGCGGTGCTGACAAAGTAAATGGACATTGTCCTTCGGTAGATGTCCTTTTTGAGTCTGTAGCAAAAACTGCAGGTAAAAATGCTATTGGAGTAATATTAACAGGGATGGGCTATGACGGAGCAAAGGGTATGCTTGCAATGAGAAGAAAGGGTGCAAGGACAATAGGGCAGGATGAAAAATCTTCAGTAGTTTACGGAATGCCGAAGGTAGCATTTGATATTGGAGCTGTAGAGAAACAGACTTCTTTGGAAAACATTCCTAATGTCATTTTTTCAATGCTAAAATAG
- a CDS encoding AraC family transcriptional regulator, whose translation MKKKHHSYQTRQYMLSKDYEIFHYSDTFIEHVNLHHHDFIEFYFFISGNVTYLTEGKTYSLKPGDIILINSTELHQAIINDHKVPYERIVLWINKSFLGSLSTAETNLAKCFEDPNKEAVVRVSFEMQQNIKSILQKIIAFEHYKGFGSDLLNKAYIIELLVNINMLIYNNNNKLDIDIKKNNLIDQIIHYINSHLDEEITIDKLSEQFYLSKYHLLREFKKYSGTTLHKYIVQKKLIQAKYLILNGLPIISVYEQCGFGDYSNFFRAFKAQYGMTPKQYFELMSKSIS comes from the coding sequence ATGAAAAAAAAGCATCATAGCTATCAAACTCGACAGTATATGCTTTCTAAGGACTACGAGATATTTCATTATTCAGATACATTTATTGAACATGTGAACCTGCACCACCACGATTTTATTGAATTTTATTTCTTCATATCTGGCAATGTAACCTATTTGACAGAAGGAAAAACATATTCATTAAAGCCCGGTGACATTATACTAATCAATTCCACGGAACTGCATCAGGCAATTATTAATGACCATAAGGTTCCCTATGAACGAATTGTACTTTGGATAAATAAATCATTTTTAGGGAGCTTATCTACAGCTGAAACTAATCTTGCTAAATGCTTTGAAGATCCTAATAAAGAAGCAGTTGTAAGAGTAAGCTTTGAAATGCAGCAAAATATAAAATCAATTTTACAAAAAATTATTGCTTTTGAACACTATAAGGGGTTTGGCAGTGACCTGCTAAATAAAGCCTATATTATTGAACTTTTAGTAAATATAAATATGCTTATTTATAATAACAACAATAAGCTTGACATAGACATAAAAAAAAATAATTTGATTGACCAAATTATTCATTATATTAATAGCCATTTAGATGAGGAAATTACAATTGATAAGCTTTCGGAGCAATTTTATTTAAGCAAGTATCATCTTTTACGAGAATTCAAAAAGTACTCAGGTACAACATTACATAAATATATTGTTCAAAAGAAATTGATTCAAGCCAAATATCTTATTTTAAATGGATTACCCATTATTTCTGTATATGAACAATGCGGCTTTGGGGATTATTCAAATTTTTTCAGGGCCTTCAAAGCTCAATATGGAATGACTCCTAAGCAATATTTTGAATTAATGAGTAAAAGCATCTCTTAG
- the uxaC gene encoding glucuronate isomerase, with the protein MLDDYFILSGNNSRLLYDKFAKNAPIYDFHCHLSAKDIYEDKQFEDIASIWLGYDHYKWRAMRYAGVPEKFITGNQDGLVKFKKWAKTCERLIGSPLYHWANMELKAYFGVDEFLKESNAESVFDFCNNKIKLEKLSPVKMIENSKVKLICTTDDPIDSLEYHRLIKTEGKYSFKVLPTFRPDKALDILKEGFSEYVGKLSESSKLKIETYEDMINALKNRIQYFKQIGCLLSDHSLESMSYNCTNAAEVENIFTNRLKGKKISIEEAEKYRVFTLKLLANEYKKAGLVMQLHIGALRNTNEAMFSKIGADTGFDIMNDFSIAEPLARILNDMDSSKGLPKTILYSLNAKDNLVLSTLCHCYTEDGIPGKVQFGAAWWFNDHKEGISSHLRSIANQGMLAYFVGMLTDSRSFLSYVRHDYFRRILCSFIGELVDNGEFDNDERILKELIEGICYENIKCYLDLVE; encoded by the coding sequence TTGCTGGATGATTATTTTATACTAAGTGGCAATAATTCCAGGTTATTATATGACAAATTTGCAAAAAATGCTCCTATTTATGACTTCCATTGCCATCTTTCTGCAAAGGATATTTATGAAGATAAGCAATTTGAGGATATAGCTTCTATTTGGCTTGGATATGATCATTATAAATGGAGAGCCATGAGATATGCAGGAGTTCCAGAAAAATTTATTACAGGTAATCAGGACGGATTAGTAAAGTTTAAAAAGTGGGCAAAGACTTGTGAGAGGTTAATTGGAAGTCCCCTTTACCACTGGGCAAATATGGAGTTAAAAGCTTATTTCGGAGTTGATGAGTTTTTAAAAGAGAGTAATGCAGAAAGCGTATTTGATTTTTGTAATAATAAAATTAAGTTAGAAAAATTATCTCCTGTAAAAATGATAGAAAATTCAAAGGTTAAATTAATATGCACGACAGATGATCCAATTGATAGTCTTGAATATCATAGATTAATAAAAACAGAAGGTAAATATTCCTTCAAGGTCCTTCCTACATTTAGGCCTGATAAGGCGTTGGATATTCTAAAGGAAGGTTTTAGTGAGTATGTAGGAAAACTCTCTGAAAGCAGCAAGCTGAAGATTGAGACATATGAAGATATGATTAATGCTTTAAAGAATAGAATTCAATATTTTAAGCAGATTGGTTGTCTATTGTCTGACCATTCCTTGGAAAGCATGTCTTATAATTGTACAAATGCTGCAGAGGTAGAAAATATCTTCACTAACAGACTCAAAGGTAAAAAGATATCAATTGAAGAGGCAGAGAAATATAGAGTATTTACTCTTAAGCTTTTAGCAAATGAATATAAAAAGGCTGGGCTAGTAATGCAGCTTCATATAGGAGCTCTTAGAAATACAAATGAAGCAATGTTTAGCAAGATTGGAGCAGATACTGGCTTTGATATAATGAATGATTTTTCTATAGCAGAACCATTAGCAAGAATTCTCAACGATATGGATAGTTCAAAAGGATTGCCAAAGACAATACTGTATTCACTTAATGCAAAGGACAACCTTGTACTTTCTACGCTATGTCACTGCTACACAGAGGATGGAATACCTGGTAAGGTTCAATTTGGTGCGGCATGGTGGTTTAATGACCATAAGGAAGGAATTAGTTCACATTTGAGGTCTATTGCAAATCAAGGTATGCTGGCATATTTTGTTGGTATGCTGACGGATTCTAGGAGTTTTCTCTCATATGTAAGACATGATTATTTCAGGAGAATTCTTTGCAGCTTTATTGGTGAACTTGTAGATAATGGTGAATTTGATAATGATGAGAGGATACTAAAGGAATTGATTGAAGGCATATGCTATGAAAATATAAAATGCTATTTGGACTTGGTGGAGTAA
- a CDS encoding bifunctional 4-hydroxy-2-oxoglutarate aldolase/2-dehydro-3-deoxy-phosphogluconate aldolase: MNEILKKISLIGIVPVIKINDAEKAVPLAKALSDGGIPTAEITFRTEQAEEAINRITKNVPDMLVGAGTVLTTEQADRAINAGAKFIVSPGFNPKVVEHCVRKGVPITPGCSNPSDIEQAIEFGLDVVKFFPAEALGGVKMLKALSGPYGNISFIPTGGIDATNIKEYLSFSKVIACGGSWMVPENLIKQGNFEKITILAREAIESILGFKISHVGINCENEEQAGGVAVSFSKLLNLDLYNGSTSIFAGNSAGNIIEVMKTPNRGKHGHIAIKTNYIDRAVNYMTSRGYKFDQSTAKYDSNNKLRDIYIENEIGGFAIHLVQQ, from the coding sequence ATGAATGAAATACTAAAGAAAATTTCTTTAATTGGCATAGTGCCAGTTATTAAGATTAATGATGCAGAAAAGGCGGTACCGCTTGCAAAAGCATTAAGTGATGGTGGCATTCCTACAGCAGAAATTACCTTCAGAACAGAGCAAGCGGAAGAAGCAATAAATCGAATTACAAAGAATGTGCCTGATATGCTTGTGGGTGCTGGTACAGTTTTGACTACTGAACAGGCTGACCGTGCTATTAATGCAGGAGCTAAGTTTATTGTCAGTCCAGGTTTTAATCCTAAGGTAGTGGAACACTGTGTAAGAAAAGGAGTTCCCATTACTCCGGGATGTTCAAATCCTAGTGATATTGAACAGGCTATAGAGTTTGGATTAGACGTAGTAAAGTTTTTCCCAGCAGAGGCATTAGGTGGAGTTAAAATGCTAAAAGCACTTTCAGGGCCATATGGCAATATTAGCTTTATACCAACAGGAGGGATTGATGCAACTAATATTAAGGAATACCTTTCCTTTTCAAAGGTTATTGCCTGTGGTGGAAGCTGGATGGTACCAGAAAATTTAATTAAACAAGGAAACTTTGAAAAAATAACAATTCTTGCACGAGAGGCAATAGAGAGTATACTTGGCTTTAAAATTTCACATGTTGGTATAAACTGTGAAAATGAGGAACAGGCAGGTGGAGTTGCAGTAAGCTTTTCAAAATTGCTGAACCTTGACCTCTACAATGGAAGCACATCAATATTTGCAGGTAATTCTGCAGGAAATATTATTGAAGTTATGAAAACACCAAATAGAGGTAAGCACGGACACATTGCAATTAAAACAAATTATATAGATAGAGCGGTTAATTATATGACTAGCAGGGGTTATAAATTTGACCAATCAACTGCTAAGTATGATTCAAATAATAAATTGCGTGACATTTATATAGAAAACGAGATAGGTGGTTTTGCAATACATTTAGTACAGCAATAG
- a CDS encoding sugar kinase translates to MKKVVTFGELMLRLAPNGYLRFVQADSFEATYGGGEANVAVSLSNFGVDVKFITKLPAHEIGQAAVNSLRKYGVDTSGIARGGARVGIYYLEKGASQRPSKVIYDRAFSAISLAEPKDFNWDEIFEDVEWFHFTGITPALSSGVADICLEACKKAKEKGIRVSLDLNYRKNLWSPEKAQEVITKLTPYIDVCIANEEDAEKVFGIKADNTDITGGKINYEGYKQVAEKLVQKYGFKMVATTLRESISASDNNWSAMLYDGKEFYFSKKYSVHIVDRVGGGDSFGAGLIYSQLNNFTPQESIEFAVAASCLKHTIEGDFNLMSVAEVKALASGDASGRVQR, encoded by the coding sequence ATGAAGAAAGTGGTAACTTTTGGGGAATTAATGTTAAGGTTGGCGCCAAACGGCTATTTACGTTTTGTACAGGCTGACTCTTTTGAGGCAACTTATGGAGGTGGAGAGGCCAATGTAGCAGTCTCTCTTTCCAATTTCGGAGTGGATGTAAAATTTATCACAAAGCTGCCAGCACATGAGATTGGACAAGCAGCGGTAAATTCATTAAGAAAATATGGAGTTGATACATCTGGTATAGCTAGAGGAGGAGCAAGAGTAGGTATATATTATCTAGAAAAGGGTGCATCACAAAGACCTTCAAAAGTTATATATGATAGAGCATTTTCCGCAATATCATTGGCTGAACCTAAGGATTTTAACTGGGATGAAATATTTGAGGATGTAGAGTGGTTTCACTTTACAGGAATAACACCGGCACTTAGTAGTGGTGTAGCAGATATTTGTCTTGAGGCATGTAAAAAAGCCAAAGAAAAGGGAATAAGGGTAAGCCTTGATCTCAATTACAGAAAAAACCTTTGGTCGCCAGAGAAGGCGCAAGAGGTTATAACAAAATTAACTCCATATATAGATGTTTGTATTGCTAATGAAGAGGATGCAGAAAAGGTATTTGGAATAAAGGCAGACAATACAGACATTACAGGTGGAAAAATAAATTATGAAGGCTACAAGCAGGTTGCAGAAAAATTGGTTCAGAAATATGGTTTTAAGATGGTGGCAACTACCTTAAGAGAAAGCATTTCAGCAAGTGACAACAATTGGTCAGCAATGCTTTATGATGGAAAGGAATTTTATTTTTCAAAGAAATACAGTGTTCATATTGTAGATAGAGTAGGTGGGGGAGATTCCTTTGGAGCAGGTTTAATTTATTCTCAGTTAAATAATTTTACTCCACAGGAATCAATAGAGTTTGCAGTTGCAGCTAGCTGTTTAAAGCATACCATTGAAGGGGATTTCAACCTTATGTCGGTGGCTGAGGTTAAAGCTCTTGCAAGTGGAGATGCTTCTGGCAGAGTGCAAAGATAA
- a CDS encoding SGNH/GDSL hydrolase family protein — protein MGKYSLCSTYFRTLPEGWVNNGFIINKGLQSPACGGTNITAYWDIYSTLDAHILRARVRIADKKSSFALFKKYHTQGGIGIIDCEKKQLNLYKPWLGEEIPEMVTSAPITFEIVENREYIVSYEKENGSFHRLKITDTVTGQSSEVTYLNSNYPFGDYAGKQWGAPGIMFLSGNILVKKFEFISEAAQDSKIMIFGDSITEGHGMDNNRATYHERCCAKVRDCVNGSCVISGRGSGDSADLLARMDFDLEKFNPQYVVVIIGTNDTDINIWKENIEKAVLKIRNKGAEPIICVPPVGGELIPQIAEYLTDKDFTVVRMDYATSVNHDGITQDTTLFLDSLHPNTFGNQRMYNQLLIDAPEIFE, from the coding sequence ATGGGAAAATACTCTTTATGTAGTACATACTTTAGAACTTTACCTGAAGGTTGGGTAAATAATGGATTTATTATTAATAAAGGCTTACAAAGTCCAGCTTGCGGAGGAACAAATATAACTGCATACTGGGATATATATTCAACCTTGGATGCTCATATTTTAAGAGCAAGAGTAAGGATTGCAGATAAAAAATCCTCCTTTGCTTTATTTAAAAAATATCATACCCAGGGTGGAATAGGAATTATAGACTGTGAAAAGAAGCAGCTGAACTTATACAAGCCGTGGCTAGGAGAAGAAATACCTGAAATGGTGACAAGTGCTCCTATTACATTTGAAATAGTAGAAAACAGAGAATACATAGTCAGCTACGAAAAAGAAAACGGAAGCTTTCATAGACTGAAGATAACAGATACGGTTACAGGTCAAAGCAGTGAAGTTACCTATCTTAATAGCAATTATCCTTTCGGAGATTATGCTGGAAAGCAATGGGGAGCACCTGGAATAATGTTTTTAAGCGGAAATATACTTGTAAAAAAGTTTGAATTTATTTCTGAGGCAGCGCAAGATAGCAAAATTATGATATTTGGTGACAGCATTACAGAAGGACATGGAATGGACAATAACAGAGCTACTTACCACGAGAGATGCTGTGCTAAGGTACGTGATTGCGTAAATGGCAGCTGCGTTATTAGTGGAAGAGGAAGCGGAGATAGCGCAGATTTACTTGCTAGAATGGATTTTGACTTAGAAAAATTTAATCCCCAATATGTGGTTGTGATTATTGGAACAAATGACACTGACATAAATATATGGAAGGAAAACATAGAAAAAGCAGTTTTGAAAATCAGAAATAAGGGTGCTGAGCCAATTATATGTGTACCTCCAGTTGGGGGAGAATTAATTCCACAAATAGCAGAATACTTAACCGACAAGGATTTTACTGTTGTAAGAATGGATTATGCTACGAGCGTTAACCATGATGGGATAACTCAGGACACAACATTGTTTTTAGACTCCTTGCATCCTAATACTTTCGGAAATCAAAGAATGTATAACCAGCTTTTGATAGATGCACCTGAAATTTTTGAATAG
- a CDS encoding mannitol dehydrogenase family protein — MKLNKNDIRSLELWGNTGIKMPKFDYQQMVSKTIESPTWVHFGAGNIFRGFIAALQHKLLDFGKAETGIIAVETFDFEIIDRIYKPHDNLSILVHMNSDGSLENKVVASISESLVGDASREQDWKRLKEIFCKPSLQMVSFTITEKGYSLTGTSGEYLPDVKHDIENGFTASKNLISKICSLLYERFLCGELPIAMVSMDNCSHNGEILQNAILNIAKCWVEKGFVDNKFLDYLNNTSKVSFPWSMIDKITPRPSDAVRNKLLELGLEEIEIVKTSKNTFISQFVNAEKPQYLVIEDNFPNGRMKLEEAGVMFTDRNTVERVERMKVTTCLNPLHTALAIFGNLLGYKLIADEMKNPLLKKLIEKIGYDEGMPVVVNPGILEPVTFIKEVIEERLPNPYIPDTPQRIACDTSQKIPVRFGETLKTYISHPTLDVKSLTYIPLTIAAWCRYLMGIDDNGDLMELSPDPMLDELKEHVKGIELGNAESVGNKLRPILSNDRIFGCNLYDIGIGVKVENYFREMIAEKNAVKAVLEKYLG; from the coding sequence ATGAAGTTAAACAAAAATGATATACGCAGCTTAGAGCTGTGGGGAAATACTGGTATTAAAATGCCAAAATTTGATTATCAGCAGATGGTTTCAAAGACAATTGAAAGCCCTACTTGGGTGCATTTTGGAGCGGGAAATATTTTTAGAGGCTTTATTGCTGCTTTGCAGCACAAGTTACTAGACTTTGGTAAAGCAGAGACTGGGATAATTGCTGTAGAAACATTTGATTTTGAGATTATAGACAGAATTTATAAACCCCATGATAATCTAAGTATATTAGTACATATGAATTCAGATGGAAGTCTTGAAAATAAAGTTGTTGCAAGTATATCAGAGAGTTTGGTGGGAGATGCATCAAGAGAACAGGATTGGAAAAGATTAAAGGAAATATTCTGTAAGCCATCATTGCAAATGGTTAGCTTTACTATTACAGAAAAGGGATATTCACTTACAGGAACGTCAGGTGAGTATCTGCCTGATGTAAAGCACGATATTGAAAATGGCTTTACAGCGTCTAAAAATTTAATATCAAAAATATGTTCATTGCTGTATGAAAGGTTTTTATGCGGTGAACTTCCTATTGCAATGGTTAGCATGGATAATTGTTCCCACAATGGAGAGATTCTTCAAAATGCAATACTGAATATAGCGAAATGCTGGGTTGAAAAAGGATTCGTTGACAATAAATTTTTAGATTATCTCAATAATACATCAAAGGTATCATTTCCGTGGTCAATGATTGATAAAATTACACCTAGACCATCTGATGCGGTTCGTAATAAATTATTAGAACTTGGTCTTGAGGAAATTGAGATAGTTAAAACAAGTAAAAACACATTTATTTCACAATTTGTTAATGCTGAAAAGCCACAATATTTAGTAATTGAAGATAATTTCCCAAATGGTCGCATGAAGTTGGAAGAAGCAGGAGTAATGTTTACAGACAGGAATACTGTTGAGAGGGTAGAAAGAATGAAAGTAACTACCTGTTTAAATCCATTACATACTGCGTTGGCTATTTTTGGTAATCTTCTTGGCTACAAGCTTATTGCAGATGAGATGAAGAATCCGTTGCTTAAAAAACTTATTGAAAAAATAGGTTATGATGAGGGAATGCCAGTAGTTGTTAATCCGGGGATATTAGAACCAGTTACTTTTATTAAAGAGGTTATTGAAGAAAGGCTTCCTAATCCTTATATACCTGATACACCACAGAGAATTGCATGTGATACTTCTCAGAAAATTCCTGTCAGGTTTGGAGAAACATTAAAAACATATATCAGTCATCCAACCTTAGATGTAAAAAGCTTGACATATATTCCTTTAACAATAGCGGCTTGGTGCAGATATTTAATGGGAATAGATGATAATGGCGATTTAATGGAACTGAGCCCAGATCCCATGCTAGATGAGTTAAAGGAACATGTAAAGGGAATAGAATTGGGAAATGCAGAATCTGTTGGCAATAAGCTAAGACCAATATTATCAAATGACAGAATATTTGGCTGTAATCTTTATGATATTGGAATTGGAGTTAAGGTTGAGAACTACTTTAGAGAAATGATTGCAGAGAAAAATGCAGTAAAAGCAGTTTTGGAAAAATATTTAGGATAA
- the uxuA gene encoding mannonate dehydratase codes for MKMTFRWFGEKDDSVTLEQIRQIPGSPSIVGALYDVPVGDAWSLEKVQELKNTVEKAGLKLEVIESVNVHEDIKLGLPSRDKYIENYKESIRNLGKIGVKVICYNFMPVFDWLRTELAMKLEDGSEAMAYDDSIVQKLDPVKMVEDMATNSNGYVLPGWEPYRLKELKDTLEKYKDIDEEKLFENLKYFLENIIPVCEEVDVKMAIHPDDPPWSLFGLPRIVTNKENLNRLVKLVDSPYNGLTLCSGSLGSNPKNNIPELIRHFGSMGRIHFGHVRNLKFVSDKKFHESSHLSSDGSFDMFEIMKAYHDIGFEGYIRPDHGRMIWGEKARPGYGLYDRALGVAYLNGLWEAIDNMKKQ; via the coding sequence TTGAAGATGACATTTAGATGGTTTGGTGAAAAGGATGATAGTGTAACACTGGAGCAAATTAGACAAATTCCAGGTTCTCCTAGTATAGTAGGTGCTTTGTATGATGTTCCTGTGGGAGATGCTTGGAGTTTAGAAAAGGTGCAAGAACTGAAAAATACTGTTGAAAAGGCAGGATTGAAGCTTGAGGTTATTGAAAGTGTTAATGTTCATGAAGACATTAAGCTAGGACTTCCCTCTAGAGATAAATATATTGAAAACTACAAGGAATCCATTAGGAACTTAGGTAAGATTGGGGTAAAAGTAATATGCTATAACTTCATGCCAGTATTTGATTGGCTCAGAACTGAACTTGCAATGAAATTGGAGGATGGTTCTGAAGCAATGGCTTATGATGACAGCATAGTACAAAAGCTAGACCCTGTAAAAATGGTGGAAGATATGGCCACTAACTCAAACGGCTATGTCCTTCCAGGTTGGGAACCATATAGACTTAAGGAACTAAAGGATACACTTGAAAAATACAAGGATATTGATGAAGAAAAGCTGTTTGAAAACCTAAAATACTTTCTTGAGAATATTATTCCAGTATGTGAAGAGGTTGATGTAAAAATGGCAATTCATCCTGATGATCCACCATGGTCTCTTTTTGGTTTGCCAAGAATAGTAACAAATAAAGAAAATCTTAATAGGCTTGTAAAGCTTGTTGATAGTCCATATAATGGGTTGACTCTGTGCAGCGGTTCCTTGGGTTCAAACCCTAAGAATAACATACCAGAGTTAATTAGACATTTTGGTTCAATGGGCAGGATTCATTTTGGGCATGTAAGAAACCTGAAATTTGTATCAGATAAGAAATTTCATGAGTCATCACATCTATCATCTGATGGTTCTTTTGATATGTTTGAAATTATGAAAGCATATCATGACATAGGCTTTGAGGGATATATTCGTCCTGACCATGGAAGAATGATTTGGGGAGAGAAAGCGAGACCTGGTTATGGATTATATGATAGAGCATTAGGTGTTGCTTATTTAAATGGTTTGTGGGAAGCAATAGATAATATGAAGAAGCAATAA